A genomic window from Silene latifolia isolate original U9 population chromosome 11, ASM4854445v1, whole genome shotgun sequence includes:
- the LOC141612399 gene encoding uncharacterized protein LOC141612399, with protein sequence MATKDSDSDTHGWPFGNEKRRVLDVFNTNYGTKLFVENGVLIEEKIQSHSHGDSAAPVGFLPGLCYDKPKYPAKRYVKDQSQTIKSAERALEYYNTRHGTNYMLVDPINSNAFIRSSKIWIHSSFTAKADTSTETSQAGPGKAELFFAEVMIAGHEGGRAKYVTTACRVLDSKAIDHCEICPTGSFSHPKSKFRQGCYKDISRTLRPRSNGKVLKKRAQNCWGN encoded by the exons ATGGCAACTAAAGACAGTGATAGTGATACCCACGGCTGGCCGTTCGGCAACGAGAAACGCCG GGTTTTGGATGTTTTCAACACTAACTATGGTACTAAATTATTTGTGGAGAATGGAGTTTTGATTGAGGAGAAAATACAATCTCATAGTCATGGTGATAGTGCTGCTCCGGTCGG GTTTTTACCTGGGCTATGCTATGATAAACCCAAATATCCAGCTAAAAGGTATGTAAAAGATCAGTCGCAAACCATTAAGTCTGCTGAACGAGCTTTAGAGTACTACAATACCAGACAT GGTACAAATTATATGCTCGTTGATCCCATTAACAGTAATGCTTTTATCCGCTCCAGTAAAATTTGGATTCACTCCAGTTTTACTGCGAAAGCTGATACATCAACTGAAACATCTCAAGCCGGTCCTGGGAAAGCTGAACTGTTCTTCGCGGAAGTGATGATTGCCGGACATGAAGGTGGCCGTGCAAAGTACGTGACAACTGCATGTCGCGTCTTAGATAGTAAAGCAATTGATCACTGTGAAATATGTCCAACGGGTTCGTTTTCCCATCCTAAAAGTAAATTTCGTCAAGGCTGTTACAAGGATATTTCGCGTACCTTGCGTCCTCGTAGCAATGGGAAAGTCTTGAAGAAGCGTGCACAAAACTGTTGGGGAAATTAA